TTTAATGAACATGAATGAGTAGAGAAAGGATTCATTGTGATAGTGACAGCTCTCTGACAGTAAGGTGACATATGGGTTTGAATCTATGGACTATGGCAAATTCAATGACAACGCTTAAGTGGTCTAAGATTGACAGTAGGGCAGTTCTACTCTATGAAGGTGATGTTCAGgacaaacaaaaattactatCCAAAAAGATTCTGGGTCTGCATTTCACTATAGAACTCTGTTACTTAGGAACATTATTATTAATGAGAATATGATTGAGATATTAAGAATATCGGTCCCGCCGCAGTCTTGCCTTGGGAAGGGAAAATGTTTCATTGCAaagaaaatcacaatgaaaagttAGTCttgcctcccttttctcctctcttcttgaggaggactcaagaaaatggaaataataaaggtaaggGGAAGATTTCAGCTCTGAAGAATAGCTTGCTAGCTTTCTTGAAAGTCAGGCATCATAGCCGCCGGCATGCATTTCCTCGGGGTCTCTCAGCTTTGGTTTTCCTTCTAGGGGAATGGAGCGAGGCCGGTGAGCGGGTCTGCTGAGTCCGCAGCACTCAGTCTACGTGCGCCTCTGCAGCAGGTGCAGGCCCAGTTGTCACCCCTCCAGAACCTCTCCCCATGGATTCTGACAGTGTGGACTCTTCAGACTCTGAGGTAGAGATTATTTAGATTTACTCAAGTGCGATATAACTAGTTAATTCCATGTTTGATGCCTAACATCCCTAACCAGATAGATGAGGGCAGGAGAAGTTAGTTTTGGTTGGGTTAGAGGTGAACATTGACTGCCTTACTGTTTCCAGGCGATTTAGGACATGGAGTAAAGTGTAGATAGATGGGTCTGGTGGGGCCCGGAGGTCATCCCGGAGCATAAGGATTAATTTTCATTATGGAACCTGGTACTTAAGTGTTCTAGGTAGATTCTCAGGTGCCTTCTCATAGTTGgactctgtttaattttttgcctTTTGCAGTCTGATATCCTGTTGGGCATTCTGTTCAACTTGGACCCAGTCATGTTCTTCAGATGTCCTTCTCCAGAATCGACCAGCCTGGAGCAACTCCCAGAGGTCTACCCAGAAGGACCCAGTTCCTTACCAGCCTCCCCTTCTCCATCACTGGGGACGTCATCAGCCAAGCTGGAAGCCATTAATGAACTGATTCGTTTTGACCACGTATATACCAAACCCCTAGTCTTAGAGATACCCTCTGAGACAGAGAGCCAAGCTAATGTGGTAGTGAAAATTGAGGAAGCACCCTCCAGCCCCTCAGAGAAAGATCACCCTGAACTCACTGTCTCAGTGAAGGAAGAACTTGTGGAAGATGACTTCATTCCAGAGCTGGGTATCTCAGATCTGCTTTCATCCAGCCACTGCCTGAAGCCATCTTCCTGCCTACTGGATGCTTATAGTGACTGTAGATATGAGGGCTCTTCTTCCCCCTTCAGCGACATGTCCTCTCTGCTTGGTGCAGACCATTCTTGGGAGGACACTTTTGCCAATGAACTGTTTCCCCAGCTGATTAGTGTCTAAGGAGCGATCGAGTACTGTTGCCCTTTTCCTTGACTAATACATTGCCTGGAAGATAGCAGAGAAGCCTGCCTGCTCCATTCAAAAAGCCAAAGTAGAGGGTGTACAGTCCGAGAGAATTCCTCGAAAGTATTTGTCTGTTCAAACCTCATTAGGTCACCCCAAGTATTGGTTTTTGACATTCAACAGTGCAAGGTACTCAGATATACTACTGTAATCGAGAATTAAAGCTTTTGAGGTTGTACCTTTATTTTAGGGCATTAGTTTGCCCTAAAATACTTATGTAAGGGTCACTGGACAAACGTCTCAGACATGGAATTTATGAATGGCCCTTCATCATTCCTTTCCCCTTCTCAGCTTCCCAGGCTCGCCTCCAATTTTAGGTCCTTTAGTTTGCTTCTCCAAGCAGAGAACACCTACCTGAGGGGGCTCCTTTTCCCTCATTTACAGTTCAAGTAAAGATCAAGAATCTtttacaaaattatagaaatttacTATGTAAATGCTTAATGGAATCTTTCCCTGCTAGTGTAACTTTTGGAAGGtgctttctccatttatttaaaacctACCCGTGCAATTAAAAAGTGCAATGCAGTGTCTTTGTTCTTTGATTCCTTCTTGGGCCTTAAGTCTTACTGTGCTTGCTCTAGGTGTCTCACTGTTTGCCATGGTAGTGACTTATCCAACTTGAGTAAGCATGCCACTTTTTAGTGACTGAAGGCACTTCCCCCTTAATTAGTACCTCTTTCAATTCCTGGCTGCCGTAAGTGATATAATCTACTCTTGAAGcagttttatatttctaacagtttcttcAGCCCAACTGACCAATATCCcacctagtaagtggcagagttagaACTCTTAACAAGGGTTTGCTATACCACTTTATGTTAGAGAAGGACATGCCATTAAATACCAAGATTCTCTTGCCATGATTATAGGGATTAAGAGCATTTTCTATCTCAAAACCCCTGGGTTCAATTCTGCCACTGGTTGGCCGAGTAACATTGGACATAGATCacttatttcctcatctataaagggGCATAatagtctttttctcttaaagctTACTGGAGAATTAAAAGATGATGCACTATAAAAACTTagtatatgccaggcaccatcCCCAAGCACTCAGGAGTTAATTATTACCTCCTAATCCACTTTGGAAGGGTTTTAATCTCTTAAAGAGGTATATACACTGTAGAACTGGTTTCAAAAAGAAGGAACCTGTTCAAGAAAAAGTCCTGGGGACATGAATACAACCCCAAAGCTACAGAGACTGGATAACCTCATCATCCTTCATGGTGCATCTTTCCCTTGGGATTCCTCTTAGATGACATTAAAGGGCTTCCCTCATTTATACAAATTATTTCACCTATGCCAGCATTATGCCAATATTTATTAAGACTACCTCTGGGGAGGTCAAAGTGAATGAGTGGACAAATAAGGTGTGATTCAAAGAATCCCAAGCTGCAAGGCAAAGCAGGCTATAATTTCAGCCAAGTACAGGGGACTGTGTTTGGAATGACTGGAGGCACGTCCACAAGCATACCAGGAGGCAAGACAGCCTAAGATACCTGCTTGCTGAAGTCAGAGCCCGATCCTAGTGCTTGGCAATACAAGCTTGCTAAAGCTCTGAGTTTCTGGATCCTAAATGTAAGGACAACCTCCAGCTGTCCCCATGATTAAAAACCTGATCACCTGATTTTCTAGAACTGAAAACTTAAGTGCTGAAAATCTATTTAGGGATTGTATAGACAGCTGTAATTACAGATGTATTTTAACCTCCATCGTAACAGAACAAGCAGCTGGAGATTGAGGCTCAAGTAATTTACATTCAGTGACATCACATGAAAGAGGCAGCTGTACTAACAGGAATAACGAATGGGACAGACATAACCTATAGATGATCAGGGTTTTCATTTCCTGCACAGATGGGTGAGAATTACTCAACACACTGTGCTCAGCCTTGAGAAAACACCTGGTATTCAAGGACATTTTCATATTGAAACACTAAATTGAATGGTTAGAAATAAAAATCCAGACCTTTTTCTGCAAAACCAAGGCAAGATTTCTATTAAATGCAAAAGGCTGtccataaataatattaaaagaatcaGATGACAGATGTCTGCACACCATTTCCCTGGGCCTTGGAACACCAACCTATGCGCGTGTCTCCCGGCTTCTCTACTAGGTATGCTTCTCGGGCAGACACAAAGTAGGGAGAGAACTGTAGGCAGAAGGTAATGCTGCCTACTCCAGGAATATTGTATGGCATCAGCTACATTCTAACCACCTAAGAAGTACATCTGTACCCTATTATTCCTAAAGTTCATTAAGGCACACAAAGACTGGCTTGTTTACCcaataattatttgctgaaaGACAACATCCTTGTCTTGCTGGAGCTGTAGTCTAACACGATATTCTAACTGCATGTAGCTCGTCTCTAAAATGCCACTGGTAAAATATTTGAACCAAATCTATATACACAAAACTATATACCCTCAAGGAGTTTAGCATTACATTGCCTGAACACTGGATTGTAGATTATTTCAATGAAATCTAAATTACATTTTAGGTATTGCTGCAAAAAGACCGTAAAACCACTGGTCAAGCAGGAAGAACACTGGGCCTGCTGAGTTGAGTTATAACATTAAGTTATCACTATCTACTTAGGCTTTAGTTTCCAaacctgtaaaataaagaaattagacAGCTTTGAGCTGTGATTTCCAAATTTTGgtgaaaaacaaagcaatatcCTGAATCTTCTGTAATTGCAACCCAAACTTAACTCCACCTGCCCACAAATCAGGGATCCACATTTAAGAAACAATGGTTGTAAATATGCAGGCAATACTGCCACCCAGTGACCTGTCAACTCTTAAGGAATGACCATGTAACTGAACCTCATGGAATCTccctatttcctatttttaaaggtcccaaatctgtaaaaaaaaaaaaaaaaaaaaaaccaaaaaacaaaacaacaagacaACTGTGAACTTTCTATACCATTTCCAACTCCCTATTTGAACATTTTTGAAGACTCAGCCACCACTGCCATCTGAATACTGGCAATCAATCACCACTGCCAATCAGTGCTGTTGACTGACAACAGCAGTGAATTGCTAAGTGAGAGTGGAAAGCATTCTGTGGGTTTTAGAATTGCAAAACATAGTCTGCCTATTTTGGAAATAACTAATTCATTTATGAAACTTACTTTTAACCCAACATAATCATCTCTTCAGAATAAATTTAAGCCTTTCACAGATATGAATGCTGCTTCAAATACAATTTGGAAGAAAGCAAAGCAGTAGTTGATTTCATTTACTTAAGTGCAGGGATACAAATCTATCAAAAAGTCCAAAACACAAGttttattgaaaacaataaaatacagaaacaccGGATtctcattgtaaaataaaattgacatctTCCAAAACTTTCCTAGTACTGCACCCTTCTTGTCactattagaaaaacaaaaccaagttcCAGATCCAAAATAATTAATGAAGCTGCTGATAAACAATCATTCATGGTTCTAGCTCCCGCActagttatttttctaaattttatatttgcacCTTTTCAAGAATGAGTagcagctgttttttttttttagttgactGATTAATATTTGTGAGAACCGGACTTACTTTCttcatattaatgaaaaaaaaccacacacaccctactcaaactcagagaaaatatacatttgttcATTAAAGCTCACCTGCTTtagataattttttctcttcacaCATTAGCATACTAAGCCAATGTTTGATCCATGCTGTAaaagctgtacaaaatgaaaagacctgTTAATTCCCGAGGGAAACCTTAAGGCAAAAGCAAAAGCCTTACGctacaaaagaaacacaaagccaAGGCCTGGGGACTGTGGAGAAGGCTCAGATGATTAAGCACCACAAGGATGAAGACAATTTTTGTACAAACAGATGCAAGaagataaagtttaaaaaggaGCATTAGACATCTATTTTCCTGCAGAAATAATTATGTCAGATAATTTGACTCCTGAAACAAGTCTGTTTGGATTTTACTGGCCGGAATCTTGATTCTTTCCCATATTTACCAGCGGTATCAGAGCCTTGTTTGGGggctcttctttcctcctcctcatcgtACAGACCTTTGATCAGAGGCCTGCTCCACAATTACTATAGAAGACAATCAGTGTGCTTGGGTCCTTCTTTGGAAAGCTGTCACCTCCCCTTCTGCCCTAACACTGGGACTAACTCCAAATTCCGGGCAGTCACTTCATGTTTTTGAGTTGTACCAGAATAAATTTTTcagcatggagatttctttaAGGCTAGAAACTTTACAAGTTGgtcccattaaacaataacctAAAGGCAGGAGTTTTTCAAACGGCATGAATCAAACACTTGCACACTTCAACAGAAGACAGTTTACATTCATCTCTAAATCTGAGATTAAGAAACTATTAGCTGGTTTCCAACTGGTTTCAATACTGGTTTGAAGTTCGAATAATTTTACTGTGTagacattaaatattttgtttaaatattaaacattaaatcATTTCCTGACTATCcagacagaaatagagaaagcAGGAACAACAGGCAAGAGAAGAAACAGTCCAATTAACAGACTTGTAACTTCTATGCCATCTGTAACAAGAGGAGGGATTTCAGCACAGGTTTCAAAAATGCCTAGGAGCTGGTTTCTAAAAAGTCACCTGTACTTGGCATAAACCATTTTTTCCTACACAAGATATTGTATTCctacaaagaggaaagaaactcagaaaacaaaacaagaagaactAGGGTGGTCTCCTGTTGTGTGATGAATGAGTGTTTAACAGTGTTACCCTATTACACTCATTTAATTAGTTATAGTGGATATTCTGTAGCACTAAAGGAACTGTCATTTTACTTTGCACTACTGAGTCCTTGCCACACAGAAGAGCTCTtcctgagaaataaaaagttcaatCCTGGTTATCCCCAAAGGACATCTTGAGCCTGGTTTAGGTCACCAAGACAAAGACTTCCTGCTAGCAAAAGGCTATTCTCAGCTACTAACTTTTAGGCTTACTGCACAAAAGTTGAAGCACCAGGAAAATTGGCCATTTCAGTAAATCTCAATATCATTTGCCCATATATTCTCAGTTAATTATTCAGTCATTGTTTTCTAaactaacattaaaaaatgttactgAAAAATAACTGGGCTTACCAATTACGCAAGGGAAACCAAGGAGCAACAGTAGCACAAGGCAAAAAAGCCTTGAAGGAAAAACCTTTTCTCTGTAGTCTCATTGCATTTTTGGGGACAAAGAAGTGAGTCACAATGCTACTGGCTATTTAATCAATATAGCTACCCTGAACTGACAACTAATATACACATTTCAGAACCTCCGTTAAATTTCTTAGCAATAGGCTCAAGCTAccactttcttccctccttc
This genomic stretch from Equus przewalskii isolate Varuska chromosome 7, EquPr2, whole genome shotgun sequence harbors:
- the XBP1 gene encoding LOW QUALITY PROTEIN: X-box-binding protein 1 (The sequence of the model RefSeq protein was modified relative to this genomic sequence to represent the inferred CDS: deleted 2 bases in 1 codon), which translates into the protein MVVVAAAQSPAVGGPKVLLLSSKPAAAAAAGSPAGRALPLMVPGQQGASPEEASGGPSQARKRQRLTHLSPEEKALRRKLKNRVAAQTARDRKKARMSELEQQVVDLEEENQKLLLENQLLREKTHGLVVENQELRQRLGMDALGTEEEAETKGNGARPVSGSAERSTQSTCASAAGAGPVVTPPEPLPMDSDSVDSSDSESDILLGILFNLDPVMFFRCPSPESTSLEQLPEVYPEGPSSLPASPSPSLGTSSAKLEAINELIRFDHVYTKPLVLEIPSETESQANVVVKIEEAPSSPSEKDHPELTVSVKEELVEDDFIPELGISDLLSSSHCLKPSSCLLDAYSDCRYEGSSSPFSDMSSLLGADHSWEDTFANELFPQLISV